One region of Mugil cephalus isolate CIBA_MC_2020 chromosome 17, CIBA_Mcephalus_1.1, whole genome shotgun sequence genomic DNA includes:
- the LOC125023327 gene encoding intraflagellar transport protein 43 homolog isoform X2, producing MDDNFQLGDTQPVKNVVKSGRRARLAADQSSFEDSRYARKSSTSASVGEGPPPKPARRQGGWAEESSGSGSAKSSRRPATEDLEDRRLRPQTPQGSDDEGDIPVIPDLDEVQEEDLTMQIAAPPSIQVNRVMTYRDLDNDLKYYSAFQTLDGEIDLKLLTKVLAPEQEVKEDDVGWDWDHLFTEVSSELLMEWDQGESEELVACL from the exons atggaCGATAACTTTCAGCTCGGAGACACGCAGCCGGTGAAAAAC GTTGTCAAGTCTGGACGAAGAGCTCGCCTTGCAGCGGACCAATCATCGTTTGAAGATTCTCGTTATGCAAGGAAGtcctccacctccgcctcaGTGGGAGAA ggTCCTCCTCCCAAACCAGCCCGGCGGCAGGGCGGCTGGGCAGAGGAAAGCTCCGGGTCCGGCTCTGCCAA ATCTTCAAGAAGACCTGCAACAGAGGACCTGGAAGA CCGACGCCTGCGACCGCAAACTCCCCAAGGATCGGATGATGAAGGGG aTATTCCAGTGATTCCAGACCTCGACGAAGTGCAGGAGGAAGATCTCACTATGCAAATCGCAGCTCCGCCAAG CATCCAGGTGAACCGGGTTATGACCTACAGAGATCTGGACAATGATCTGAAGTATTACTCCGCCTTCCAAACCCTA GATGGAGAGATTGACTTGAAGCTCCTCACTAAGGTTTTGGCTCCAGAGCAGGAGGTGAAAGAG GATGATGTGGGCTGGGACTGGGATCATCTGTTTACAGAGGTGTCCTCAGAGCTGCTGATGGAATGGGATCAAGGAGAGAGTGAGGAGCTGGTGGCCTGTCTGTAA
- the LOC125023327 gene encoding intraflagellar transport protein 43 homolog isoform X1, whose translation MDDNFQLGDTQPVKNVVKSGRRARLAADQSSFEDSRYARKSSTSASVGEEEDEGPPPKPARRQGGWAEESSGSGSAKSSRRPATEDLEDRRLRPQTPQGSDDEGDIPVIPDLDEVQEEDLTMQIAAPPSIQVNRVMTYRDLDNDLKYYSAFQTLDGEIDLKLLTKVLAPEQEVKEDDVGWDWDHLFTEVSSELLMEWDQGESEELVACL comes from the exons atggaCGATAACTTTCAGCTCGGAGACACGCAGCCGGTGAAAAAC GTTGTCAAGTCTGGACGAAGAGCTCGCCTTGCAGCGGACCAATCATCGTTTGAAGATTCTCGTTATGCAAGGAAGtcctccacctccgcctcaGTGGGAGAA gaggaggatgag ggTCCTCCTCCCAAACCAGCCCGGCGGCAGGGCGGCTGGGCAGAGGAAAGCTCCGGGTCCGGCTCTGCCAA ATCTTCAAGAAGACCTGCAACAGAGGACCTGGAAGA CCGACGCCTGCGACCGCAAACTCCCCAAGGATCGGATGATGAAGGGG aTATTCCAGTGATTCCAGACCTCGACGAAGTGCAGGAGGAAGATCTCACTATGCAAATCGCAGCTCCGCCAAG CATCCAGGTGAACCGGGTTATGACCTACAGAGATCTGGACAATGATCTGAAGTATTACTCCGCCTTCCAAACCCTA GATGGAGAGATTGACTTGAAGCTCCTCACTAAGGTTTTGGCTCCAGAGCAGGAGGTGAAAGAG GATGATGTGGGCTGGGACTGGGATCATCTGTTTACAGAGGTGTCCTCAGAGCTGCTGATGGAATGGGATCAAGGAGAGAGTGAGGAGCTGGTGGCCTGTCTGTAA